In Gemmatimonadota bacterium, a single window of DNA contains:
- the ilvB gene encoding biosynthetic-type acetolactate synthase large subunit, with protein sequence MCEALVREGVEVMFGIPGGAIMPFYHAMWEYRDRLRHVLCRHEQGAGHAAEGYARASGRVGVCVATSGPGATNLVTPIADAFMDSTPMVILTGQVGSHLLGTDAFQETDFTGITIPITKHSYLVTDAAELPRVFREAFYLASSGRRGPVVIDVTKDAQQARVIPDWEPEMELPGYAPRADGESRSIAQAARLLTNAQRPLIMAGNGVIMSGAHGALLALAERTGTPVVTTLHGLGAFPEDHPLALGMPGMHGWVHANRAIQECDVLVNVGGRFDDRVTGKASTFAPRARVIHIDIDPSEIGKLIPVTVGIVGDARRVLEAMTRLIPERRHDAWVAHIREMQATHQPRQAYMRRPDTSALMPHDVFDGLNAALHARGPYRVVTDVGQHQMWTAQLLDWRRPRTLITSGGAGTMGFAVPAALGAAIAAPDETIWVVVGDGGFQMTNQEIATIRQEGITNIKIAVVNNGYLGMVRQWQELFEQRRYSGTPLSGPDFAKLAEAYGAMGLTVTHAGQVDDAIDAAYATPDVVVIDFRVEREVNVFPMVPQGKSIGEMITDQPAA encoded by the coding sequence ATGTGCGAGGCGCTCGTCCGCGAAGGGGTCGAGGTCATGTTCGGGATCCCGGGTGGCGCCATCATGCCGTTCTACCACGCCATGTGGGAGTACCGGGACCGGCTGCGCCACGTGCTCTGCCGCCACGAGCAGGGAGCCGGACACGCCGCCGAAGGCTACGCCCGGGCCAGCGGGCGCGTCGGCGTCTGCGTCGCCACCTCGGGCCCCGGGGCCACCAACCTGGTGACCCCGATCGCCGACGCCTTCATGGACTCCACGCCGATGGTGATCCTCACCGGCCAGGTGGGGAGCCACTTGTTAGGCACCGACGCCTTCCAGGAAACCGACTTCACCGGGATCACGATCCCGATCACCAAGCACTCGTACCTCGTCACCGACGCCGCCGAGCTCCCGCGTGTCTTTCGCGAGGCCTTCTACCTGGCCTCCAGCGGGCGACGGGGGCCGGTCGTGATCGACGTGACCAAGGATGCGCAGCAGGCGCGCGTCATTCCCGACTGGGAACCGGAGATGGAGCTCCCAGGCTACGCGCCGCGCGCCGACGGGGAATCGCGCAGCATCGCGCAGGCCGCGCGCCTCCTGACCAACGCCCAGCGCCCGCTGATCATGGCCGGCAACGGCGTGATCATGTCGGGCGCCCACGGAGCGCTCCTGGCGCTGGCCGAGCGTACCGGGACACCGGTGGTGACCACGCTGCACGGGCTGGGCGCCTTCCCCGAGGATCACCCGCTCGCGTTAGGGATGCCGGGGATGCACGGCTGGGTGCACGCGAACCGCGCGATCCAGGAGTGCGACGTGCTGGTGAACGTGGGCGGACGCTTCGACGACCGCGTGACCGGGAAGGCCTCGACCTTCGCACCGCGCGCGCGCGTCATCCACATCGACATCGACCCATCCGAGATCGGGAAGCTCATCCCGGTGACGGTCGGCATCGTCGGCGATGCGCGGCGCGTGCTGGAGGCGATGACGCGCCTCATCCCCGAACGCCGGCACGACGCCTGGGTGGCCCACATTCGCGAGATGCAGGCCACGCACCAGCCGCGTCAGGCGTACATGCGCCGGCCGGATACGAGCGCGCTGATGCCGCACGACGTCTTTGACGGCCTGAATGCGGCGCTGCACGCGCGCGGCCCCTACCGCGTGGTGACCGACGTCGGCCAGCACCAGATGTGGACCGCGCAGCTCCTCGACTGGCGCCGCCCGCGCACGCTCATCACCTCCGGCGGCGCCGGCACGATGGGCTTCGCCGTGCCCGCCGCGTTAGGCGCGGCGATCGCCGCCCCCGACGAGACGATCTGGGTGGTGGTCGGCGACGGCGGCTTCCAGATGACCAACCAGGAGATCGCCACCATTCGGCAGGAAGGGATCACCAACATCAAGATCGCCGTGGTCAACAACGGCTACCTCGGGATGGTGCGCCAGTGGCAGGAGCTGTTCGAGCAGCGCCGCTACTCCGGCACCCCGCTCTCCGGCCCCGACTTCGCCAAACTCGCCGAGGCCTACGGCGCGATGGGGCTCACCGTCACGCACGCCGGCCAGGTCGACGACGCGATCGACGCCGCCTACGCCACGCCGGACGTGGTCGTCATCGACTTCCGCGTCGAACGCGAGGTCAACGTCTTCCCGATGGTCCCGCAAGGCAAGTCCATCGGTGAGATGATCACCGACCAACCCGCCGCCTAG
- the ilvD gene encoding dihydroxy-acid dehydratase gives MRSDTIKKGFTRAPHRALLRATGQVRDAADFDKPFIAVCNSYVDIVPGHVHLPALAQAVKEAIRAAGGIPFEFNTIGVDDGIVMGHEGMHYSLPSRELIADCVETMARAHCFDGMVCIPNCDKIVPGMLMGAARANLPTVFVSGGPMKAGRDASGRTIDLISVFEGVGQRAAGVIDDARLADLEANGCPTCGSCSGMFTANSMNCLCEALGIALPGNGTILAVDPARRDLVIRAAQALMQLVHDGVTFRDIVTAQAIDNAVALDVAMGGSTNTVLHILALAHEAGVDYPLKRLNEVAERVPHLTRVSPAWDGDRQWHVEDVQLAGGVPAILHELAQSPGLLHLEAHTVSGQTLGAQLADVQNTNPDCIRPIDRPHSARGALCVLFGNLAQQGAVIKVGAVDQHEMTFRGPARIFESEEAATQGLVDGAIRPGDVVVVRNEGPRGGPGMREMLALTSMLKGMPLGASVALITDGRFSGGTRGLCIGHVSPEAAEGGVIGLLKDGDVVRIDLQGRCLATEVTDAELARRRERFTPRQPRFERGWLSRYTRLVTNASTGAILA, from the coding sequence ATGCGATCGGACACGATCAAGAAGGGCTTCACCCGCGCCCCCCACCGCGCGCTCCTCCGTGCCACGGGCCAGGTCCGTGACGCGGCGGACTTCGACAAGCCGTTCATCGCGGTCTGCAATTCGTATGTGGACATCGTCCCGGGGCACGTGCACCTGCCGGCGCTGGCGCAGGCGGTGAAGGAGGCGATCCGTGCGGCTGGCGGGATCCCCTTCGAGTTCAACACCATCGGGGTCGACGACGGCATCGTGATGGGGCACGAGGGAATGCACTACTCGCTCCCCTCGCGAGAGCTCATCGCCGACTGTGTCGAGACGATGGCCCGGGCGCACTGCTTCGACGGGATGGTCTGCATCCCCAACTGCGACAAGATCGTTCCCGGGATGCTGATGGGGGCGGCGCGCGCGAACCTCCCGACCGTCTTCGTCTCGGGCGGACCGATGAAGGCCGGGCGCGACGCATCCGGCCGGACGATCGACCTGATCTCGGTCTTCGAGGGCGTGGGGCAGCGCGCCGCCGGGGTCATTGACGACGCACGCCTCGCCGACCTCGAGGCGAACGGCTGTCCCACCTGCGGCAGCTGCAGCGGCATGTTCACCGCCAACTCCATGAACTGCCTGTGCGAGGCGTTGGGGATCGCCCTCCCCGGCAACGGGACGATCCTCGCCGTCGACCCCGCCCGTCGCGACCTGGTGATCCGCGCCGCCCAGGCGCTCATGCAGCTGGTGCACGACGGCGTCACCTTCCGCGACATCGTCACGGCCCAGGCGATCGACAACGCGGTGGCGCTCGACGTGGCGATGGGTGGATCGACCAACACGGTGCTGCACATCCTCGCGCTCGCCCACGAGGCGGGTGTCGACTACCCGCTCAAGCGCCTCAACGAGGTGGCCGAGCGCGTCCCGCACCTCACCAGGGTCTCGCCGGCCTGGGACGGGGACCGGCAGTGGCACGTGGAGGATGTGCAGCTGGCGGGCGGCGTCCCGGCCATCCTGCACGAACTCGCGCAGAGCCCGGGCCTCCTGCACCTCGAGGCGCACACCGTCAGCGGCCAGACGCTCGGCGCGCAGCTGGCGGACGTCCAGAACACCAATCCCGACTGCATCCGCCCCATCGATCGCCCGCATTCGGCACGCGGGGCGCTGTGCGTCCTCTTCGGCAACCTCGCCCAGCAGGGTGCGGTGATCAAGGTCGGGGCGGTGGACCAGCACGAGATGACCTTCCGCGGGCCCGCACGAATCTTCGAGTCCGAGGAAGCGGCCACGCAGGGGCTCGTGGACGGGGCCATCCGGCCGGGCGACGTGGTCGTGGTGCGCAACGAGGGGCCGCGCGGCGGGCCCGGGATGCGCGAGATGCTGGCCCTCACCTCGATGCTCAAGGGGATGCCGTTAGGCGCCTCGGTCGCGCTCATCACCGACGGGCGCTTCAGCGGCGGCACGCGCGGGCTGTGCATCGGCCACGTCTCCCCCGAAGCGGCCGAGGGCGGCGTGATCGGCCTGCTCAAGGATGGCGACGTCGTCCGCATCGACCTACAGGGGCGCTGCCTGGCCACCGAGGTCACCGATGCCGAACTCGCGCGCCGCCGCGAGCGCTTCACGCCACGCCAGCCGCGATTCGAGCGCGGGTGGCTCTCCCGTTATACCCGGCTCGTCACCAACGCCAGCACCGGAGCGATCCTCGCATGA
- a CDS encoding dicarboxylate/amino acid:cation symporter codes for MKRLWQNLTFRVLSAVALGVLVGILWPEFGKALKPLGDTFVNLVRMVIAPIIFLTIVAGIATIGDLKHVGRVGGKAFLYFEVVTTFALGIGLIVVNVTKPGAGLDASAMAKGDISRYTAAGEQMKFVDFLVHIVPSSVVDAFAKGEILQVVFFAVLFGVALTMSGEIGRNITDGCERLAQVFFKIVGIIMHVAPLGAFGAMAFTVGSFGLKTLLPLGRLMLDVYLTMFLFVFVVLNIICRIYGFSLWEFIKYIREEILLVLGTSSSEAALPRMLEKLERYGCEKSVVRLVIPTGYSFNLDGTAIYLSMALIFIAQVFRVDLSIGQQIGILLVLMLTSKGAAGVTGSGFIVLASTLSAMRVVPLEGLALLLGVDRFMSEARAITNLIGNGVATLVISRSEKAFDESKRAEALEQQHLKRVGLAA; via the coding sequence GTGAAGCGCCTCTGGCAGAACCTGACCTTTCGCGTCCTGTCCGCCGTCGCCCTCGGCGTCCTCGTGGGCATCCTCTGGCCCGAGTTCGGGAAGGCGTTGAAGCCGCTCGGCGACACCTTCGTGAACCTCGTCCGGATGGTCATTGCCCCGATCATCTTCCTCACCATCGTGGCCGGGATCGCGACGATCGGTGACCTCAAGCACGTGGGGCGCGTGGGGGGCAAGGCGTTCCTGTACTTCGAGGTCGTGACCACCTTCGCCCTCGGGATCGGGCTGATCGTCGTGAACGTCACCAAGCCGGGGGCCGGGCTCGACGCGAGCGCGATGGCCAAGGGCGACATCTCCCGCTATACCGCCGCGGGGGAGCAGATGAAGTTCGTCGACTTCCTCGTGCACATCGTCCCGTCCAGCGTGGTCGACGCCTTCGCCAAGGGGGAGATCCTGCAGGTCGTCTTCTTCGCCGTCCTCTTCGGGGTGGCGCTGACGATGTCGGGGGAGATCGGGCGCAACATCACCGACGGCTGCGAGCGGCTGGCGCAGGTCTTTTTCAAGATCGTCGGGATCATCATGCACGTCGCGCCGCTGGGAGCCTTCGGCGCGATGGCCTTCACGGTGGGATCGTTCGGGCTCAAGACGCTCCTCCCGCTGGGGCGCCTGATGCTCGACGTGTACCTGACGATGTTCCTCTTCGTCTTCGTCGTCCTCAACATCATCTGTCGGATCTACGGCTTCTCGCTCTGGGAGTTCATCAAGTACATCCGGGAGGAGATTCTGCTGGTCCTGGGGACGTCGTCGAGCGAGGCGGCACTCCCGCGCATGCTGGAGAAGCTGGAGCGATACGGTTGCGAGAAGTCGGTCGTGCGCCTGGTGATCCCGACCGGCTATTCGTTCAACCTGGACGGCACGGCGATCTACCTCTCGATGGCGCTCATCTTCATCGCGCAGGTCTTCCGCGTCGATCTCTCCATCGGGCAGCAGATCGGGATCCTGCTCGTCCTCATGCTCACCTCCAAGGGGGCGGCGGGGGTGACGGGGAGCGGATTCATCGTCCTTGCGTCGACTTTGTCGGCCATGCGGGTCGTCCCGCTCGAGGGGCTGGCCCTCCTGCTCGGCGTCGACCGCTTCATGTCCGAGGCGCGCGCCATCACGAACCTCATCGGGAACGGGGTCGCGACGCTCGTGATCTCACGGAGCGAGAAGGCCTTCGACGAATCCAAGCGGGCGGAGGCGTTGGAGCAGCAGCATCTCAAGCGGGTCGGGCTCGCGGCGTGA
- a CDS encoding EAL domain-containing protein, translating into MSVASPDRRSAFDSDTATLLARQFADAELLVNGVRIAVLGILAIAATVYAPHLSARLSLTNFVILAPMLAWAIGQHLLAHKRGSAGEGLFIANLVLDVTATSLLLLGYGLFGDPNLAVKSPVFSMYFVVLATRPFTGSPRRAAFAATLIPLQYSALVAYLLLSGRLALLRDPMLSGTTTGTTLLDEGSKVMTLIVAGIISTYATGWIERTLAKGIAARRSADARFRAVFEQSGVGVALLNESGEIVEANGALAELLGTSAEALHGEPLHGFCPADDAEQLASMELEVTNGSRETASTETRYVRPDGDMVWGSLTLTRADDARDARLIAVVQDVTHRKSLEKELLRQAFYDQLTGLANRALFRDRVQHALSRAARDRELVAVMFLDLDNFKGTNDTLGHAAGDDLLSMVASRLLNATRGCDTVARLGGDEFAVLLENVRGEEDASIVADRISHALNNPVELSSGVTVRVSASIGIARATPNDGVEELLRNADVAMYAAKGGSRGSHVFFDASMHEALVGRVTMEGDLRRALDDGEFWVAYQPIVALESHEVLGIEALLRWEHPTKGNIPPNDFIALAEETGLILRIGGWVLREACQRTAQWNAQRQDGKAFSVTVNLSVRQLESPTLVSDVEEALGTAGLSPSLLVLEITENALMQRTESTLERLHELKQIGVRLAIDDFGTGYSSLSYLQQFPVDILKIDRSFTDGLMRGSHDDALARTIIALGDLLTLRTIAEGVEHARQHARLRDLGCDYGQGYLFSRPLAPADVDLLLRSGVLELPGEEPIVLTVGGAGGAAADALDDGDGAGPPPDL; encoded by the coding sequence ATGTCCGTCGCCTCCCCGGACCGCCGCTCGGCGTTCGATTCCGACACCGCCACCCTTCTCGCGCGCCAGTTTGCGGACGCCGAGTTGCTCGTGAACGGTGTGCGGATCGCGGTCCTCGGGATCCTGGCGATCGCTGCGACGGTCTACGCCCCGCACCTCTCGGCGCGGCTGTCGCTGACCAACTTCGTCATCCTCGCGCCAATGCTGGCGTGGGCCATCGGGCAGCACCTGCTGGCGCACAAGCGGGGGAGTGCAGGCGAGGGGCTGTTCATCGCGAACCTCGTCCTCGACGTCACGGCGACGTCGCTCCTCCTCCTGGGATACGGGCTGTTCGGCGATCCGAACCTCGCGGTGAAGTCGCCGGTCTTCAGCATGTACTTCGTGGTGCTGGCCACGCGCCCGTTCACCGGGTCGCCGCGCCGCGCCGCGTTCGCCGCCACGCTGATTCCCCTGCAATACTCCGCGCTGGTCGCCTACCTGCTGCTGAGCGGACGCCTCGCCCTGCTGCGCGACCCGATGCTCTCCGGGACGACCACCGGGACGACGCTGCTCGACGAAGGGTCGAAGGTGATGACGCTAATCGTGGCGGGGATCATCTCGACGTATGCCACGGGGTGGATCGAGCGAACACTCGCCAAGGGGATCGCGGCTCGGCGCAGTGCCGATGCCCGCTTCCGCGCGGTGTTCGAGCAGTCGGGGGTCGGGGTGGCGCTCCTCAACGAGTCCGGCGAGATTGTCGAGGCCAACGGTGCCTTGGCCGAGCTGTTGGGGACGTCGGCGGAGGCGCTGCACGGGGAGCCGCTGCACGGCTTTTGCCCGGCCGACGACGCCGAGCAACTGGCGTCGATGGAGCTGGAGGTCACCAACGGTTCGCGCGAGACGGCGTCGACGGAAACGCGCTACGTGCGCCCCGACGGCGACATGGTGTGGGGGAGCCTCACGCTCACGCGCGCCGACGACGCCCGCGATGCGCGGTTGATCGCCGTGGTGCAGGACGTCACGCACCGCAAGTCGCTCGAGAAGGAGCTGCTGCGGCAGGCGTTCTACGACCAGCTCACGGGCCTCGCCAACCGGGCACTCTTCCGCGACCGCGTGCAACACGCGCTGTCGCGTGCGGCGCGGGATCGTGAGTTGGTGGCGGTGATGTTCCTCGACCTCGACAACTTCAAGGGGACGAACGACACGCTGGGACATGCCGCGGGCGATGACCTGCTGTCGATGGTGGCGTCGCGCCTGCTCAACGCGACGCGCGGCTGTGATACGGTGGCGCGACTGGGGGGCGACGAGTTTGCGGTCCTGCTGGAGAACGTGCGCGGCGAGGAAGACGCGAGCATCGTGGCCGATCGTATCTCGCACGCGCTGAACAACCCGGTGGAGCTGTCGTCCGGGGTGACAGTGCGGGTGAGTGCGAGCATCGGGATCGCCCGCGCGACGCCGAACGACGGGGTGGAGGAGCTCCTGCGCAACGCCGACGTGGCGATGTACGCGGCCAAGGGCGGGAGTCGCGGGAGCCATGTCTTCTTCGACGCGTCGATGCACGAGGCGCTGGTCGGTCGCGTGACGATGGAGGGCGACCTTCGCCGGGCGCTGGACGACGGGGAGTTCTGGGTCGCCTACCAGCCGATCGTGGCCCTGGAGTCGCACGAGGTGCTGGGGATCGAGGCGCTGCTGCGCTGGGAACACCCGACCAAGGGGAACATCCCGCCTAACGACTTTATCGCGTTGGCCGAGGAGACGGGGCTGATCCTGCGGATCGGGGGCTGGGTGCTCCGCGAGGCGTGCCAGCGCACGGCCCAGTGGAACGCGCAGCGGCAGGATGGGAAGGCATTCTCGGTGACGGTGAACCTGTCGGTGCGGCAGCTGGAGTCGCCGACGTTGGTGTCCGATGTCGAGGAGGCGTTGGGGACGGCCGGGCTCTCGCCGTCGCTCCTGGTCCTCGAGATCACCGAGAACGCACTGATGCAACGGACCGAGTCGACGCTGGAGCGGCTGCACGAGCTCAAGCAGATCGGGGTGCGGCTGGCGATCGACGATTTCGGGACGGGGTATTCGTCGCTGTCGTACCTGCAGCAGTTCCCGGTCGACATCCTCAAGATCGACCGCAGCTTCACCGACGGGCTGATGCGCGGGTCGCACGACGATGCGCTGGCACGCACCATCATCGCGTTAGGCGACCTGCTGACGCTGCGCACGATCGCCGAGGGAGTGGAGCATGCGCGGCAGCACGCCCGGCTGCGGGACCTGGGGTGCGACTACGGACAGGGGTACCTGTTCAGCCGTCCGCTGGCGCCGGCCGACGTCGACCTGCTGCTGCGGAGCGGCGTGCTCGAGTTGCCGGGGGAGGAGCCGATCGTGCTGACGGTGGGTGGGGCGGGGGGGGCGGCCGCCGACGCGTTGGACGACGGGGACGGGGCGGGGCCCCCCCCCGACCTCTAG
- a CDS encoding glycosyl hydrolase, with amino-acid sequence MIYVGTGSADVRGNSSQGRGLWKSLDAGKTWQFIGLPESGAVRRVVVHPGNPDLVYVTALGHMFGKNRERGVYRSKDGGKSWEQVLFLNDSTGAADLAMNPRNPRVLFAGMWRTERKPWTNISGGPEGGIYKSTDGGDTWSKLAGGLPTGMVGKVGVTVSPANPDRVWAIVEAEPEGGVFRSDDAGKTWTRTNAENKLRQRAWYYTRIEADPQDENTVYALNTSIYRSIDGGKTFTPIEVPHGDTHDLWINPRNNRLMVIGDDGGAQVTLNRGRSWSSMNNQATSEFYDVVVDNQFPYRVYSSQQDNTSISVPAWSGPNVLHPMNEWRYASGCETGPVSLHPDRPGVVWGGCYGGAINRLDVATDERRNVVLYPQLQLGQAAKDLKYRFQWVAPILVSRHDPNVVYHGSQYLHRTRDGGMTWETISPDLTTNTPAHQEAAGGPINHDVTGVEIFNTLFAISEDAKDARTLWTGSDDGRVHVTRDGGASWREVTPPGMPKFGTVENIDLSAHRDGRAYVAVQRFRLDDFAPYIFRTDDYGASWTRVADGTNGIPAGSPVRAVREDPVKDGLLYAGTEHGLYVSFDGGKRWQSLQLNLPVTPVADLRVHRQDLVVATQGRSLYVLDDLTPLHQQADIAAGATVHLYAPRDAYRVQVGGGGAGGVENAPDPLPQGALLHAWFATAPDSSTRLEVVDARGEVVRRFTTDTARARTLGQPALKAAAGAQRLAWDATYPGPRLLKGQTIWGYTGGVKAPPGTYTVRLAAGGQTQSRAFRLLADPRLPDVTAADYEAQFRASIAVRDSLNVVNAALETIRAVREQATRAVEQAGRINRASEVTPAADALGASLGGVELQLNQVKSESGQDPIRHPGQLDNQLIELYTNLTGDDSYIYGGPEGRPTRGALQRTNDLMQAWAPLSARVRTIIEREVPAFNELLKRLGLGAIVLPPKTVM; translated from the coding sequence GTGATCTACGTGGGCACCGGGTCGGCCGATGTGCGTGGCAACTCCTCGCAGGGGCGCGGGCTCTGGAAATCGCTCGACGCGGGGAAGACGTGGCAGTTCATCGGGCTCCCCGAGTCGGGCGCCGTGCGCCGCGTCGTCGTGCACCCGGGCAACCCCGACCTCGTCTACGTCACCGCGTTAGGCCACATGTTCGGCAAGAACCGGGAGCGCGGCGTCTACCGCTCGAAGGACGGCGGCAAGAGCTGGGAGCAGGTCCTCTTCCTCAACGACTCCACCGGGGCCGCCGACCTGGCGATGAATCCGCGCAACCCGCGCGTGCTCTTCGCCGGCATGTGGCGCACCGAGCGCAAGCCGTGGACGAACATCTCCGGTGGGCCGGAGGGCGGGATCTACAAGAGCACCGACGGCGGCGATACCTGGAGCAAGCTCGCCGGCGGCCTCCCCACCGGAATGGTGGGAAAGGTCGGCGTGACGGTCTCGCCGGCGAACCCCGACCGGGTCTGGGCCATCGTCGAGGCCGAGCCGGAGGGTGGCGTCTTTCGCTCGGATGATGCCGGGAAGACGTGGACGCGCACCAACGCCGAGAACAAGCTGCGGCAGCGCGCGTGGTACTACACGCGCATCGAGGCCGACCCGCAGGACGAGAACACGGTCTACGCGCTCAACACCTCGATCTATCGCTCCATCGACGGCGGCAAGACGTTCACCCCGATCGAGGTCCCGCACGGCGACACGCACGACCTCTGGATCAATCCACGCAACAACCGCCTCATGGTCATCGGCGACGACGGCGGGGCGCAGGTGACGCTCAACCGCGGGCGCAGCTGGTCCTCGATGAACAATCAGGCGACGTCCGAGTTCTACGACGTGGTGGTGGACAACCAGTTTCCGTATCGCGTCTACTCGTCGCAGCAGGACAACACGAGCATCTCGGTCCCGGCGTGGTCGGGACCCAACGTGCTGCACCCGATGAACGAGTGGCGCTACGCCTCCGGCTGCGAGACCGGGCCGGTGTCGTTGCACCCGGATCGCCCCGGCGTGGTCTGGGGCGGGTGCTACGGCGGGGCGATCAACCGGCTCGACGTGGCGACCGACGAGCGGCGCAACGTCGTCCTGTACCCTCAGCTGCAACTCGGGCAGGCGGCGAAGGATCTCAAGTACCGCTTCCAGTGGGTCGCGCCGATCCTGGTGTCGCGCCACGACCCCAACGTCGTGTATCACGGCTCGCAGTACCTCCACCGCACGCGCGATGGCGGGATGACGTGGGAGACGATCTCCCCCGACCTCACGACCAACACGCCGGCGCACCAGGAGGCGGCCGGGGGCCCGATCAACCACGACGTGACCGGGGTGGAGATCTTCAACACGCTGTTCGCCATCAGCGAGGACGCCAAGGATGCGCGCACCCTGTGGACCGGGAGCGACGACGGGCGCGTGCACGTGACGCGCGACGGCGGCGCGTCGTGGCGAGAGGTGACGCCGCCGGGGATGCCGAAGTTCGGGACGGTGGAGAACATCGACCTCTCGGCGCATCGCGATGGGCGCGCCTACGTCGCGGTGCAGCGCTTCCGCCTGGACGACTTCGCGCCGTACATCTTCCGCACCGACGACTACGGCGCGTCGTGGACGCGTGTCGCCGACGGGACCAACGGCATCCCCGCCGGATCGCCGGTGCGGGCCGTGCGCGAGGACCCGGTCAAGGACGGACTGCTGTATGCCGGGACCGAGCACGGCCTGTACGTCTCGTTCGATGGCGGGAAGCGCTGGCAATCGTTGCAGCTGAACCTCCCCGTGACGCCGGTGGCCGACCTGCGCGTGCATCGGCAGGACCTCGTCGTCGCCACGCAGGGGCGGTCGTTGTACGTGCTCGATGACCTGACGCCGCTGCACCAGCAGGCCGACATCGCCGCGGGCGCGACGGTGCACCTGTATGCCCCGCGCGACGCCTACCGCGTGCAGGTCGGCGGCGGCGGCGCCGGCGGGGTGGAGAACGCCCCCGACCCGCTGCCGCAGGGGGCGCTGCTCCACGCCTGGTTCGCCACGGCGCCGGATTCGTCGACGCGCCTCGAGGTCGTCGACGCCCGCGGAGAGGTGGTCCGTCGCTTCACGACCGACACCGCGCGCGCCCGCACGTTGGGCCAACCGGCGCTCAAGGCCGCGGCTGGCGCCCAGCGCCTCGCTTGGGACGCCACCTATCCCGGTCCGCGCCTGCTCAAGGGGCAGACGATCTGGGGATACACCGGCGGGGTGAAGGCCCCCCCGGGGACCTACACCGTGCGCCTTGCGGCTGGCGGCCAGACGCAGAGCCGCGCCTTCCGCCTCCTCGCCGACCCGCGCCTCCCCGACGTGACGGCCGCCGACTACGAGGCGCAGTTCCGGGCCTCCATCGCGGTCCGCGACTCGCTCAACGTGGTGAACGCGGCGCTGGAGACCATACGCGCGGTCCGCGAGCAGGCGACGCGTGCCGTGGAGCAGGCCGGGCGGATCAACCGCGCCAGCGAGGTCACGCCGGCCGCCGACGCGCTCGGTGCCTCGCTCGGCGGCGTCGAGTTGCAGCTGAATCAGGTGAAGAGCGAGAGCGGCCAGGACCCGATTCGCCACCCGGGGCAGCTCGACAACCAACTCATCGAGCTGTACACCAACCTCACGGGTGACGACTCGTACATCTATGGCGGGCCGGAAGGGCGCCCGACACGAGGGGCGCTGCAGCGCACCAATGACCTGATGCAGGCGTGGGCGCCGCTCTCGGCGCGCGTCCGGACCATCATCGAGCGCGAGGTCCCGGCGTTCAACGAGCTGCTCAAGCGGCTCGGGCTGGGGGCCATCGTGCTCCCGCCGAAGACGGTGATGTAG